TGGTGCACAAAGCATAATGTAATGCTGTGGGGCTCATCCTTTCCCATACTCCCGCTGGACAGTACAGCATGATACCATTAATGAGATTAAGTCCATTtacaggaaaaagaaaatgtaataatagattgCCTCTCATTGCAATATATCTCCAGGAATCATACAGCATTCTTGGGCTCTGACTGCTGTTAATTTAATGCATATTGCTTGTGGGAGGCAAATTAAATACTTAGGCCAGCATTAATGAGGTataattttcactaaaaaatgtaGAACTgccaacttaaaaaaaatcatgcagaAAAAATTCTAGTGTAACATGATGGAGAATGCTCCAACAGATAAAAGTgtatactgtaaaatatttgttattataaaattattttatatataatatctgtTCTAGAAGGTAGCCATATTGCAATAGTGTCTCCACACACTAGTTTTGAGGATATGTCCTATTGTATAAGAAACAATGCGAAATCAGAGTACTAATTTATCTTCTGGCCAGTTAAAatcattaaattataatttgcataACTGATAATGTTGCTCTAAGTcataaatacttttatggaacTTCTTAGACAGACAAGTAAATGGAAATATGAAGATGACATGATATATTCTTTTTCTGCTCTGTTTTCACCTTTATAAAGCTTGCACCTTGTGGAACTGAAAAAGTTAGGCAAgtacttttatatattcaattccaccaaatagatttttaacattttgatgtGCTTCTTCAATTAGGCATGTCTGTCTCAGACTGCCTGCATGAGTCATTTGTTGCAACAGTTGAAAAATGTTAGGGTCCTGTGCAGAGTAGTTTATTATGGGAGGCTATACTCAATAACAATGTTTATGGATTAATCTATTTCAGTTAATCCATATTGATTTGGGGGAATACCATTTAAAATAAGGAATTTGTTTGAATGATATCAATTTAAAATGAATTGTTCCAAATAAATCTAATTCAGATGATAAGCTTGAAAAGTACTTCCCCAATTTAAAGAGATCGGTATCATATTTATTGATGGAAAAAAAGTATTCTTTTGGTGGTCTGTGAAATTGAATCTCTGGAAAGCCTGGACAACAGTAAATATTCAGGATTCTCAAATGCTTGAAAAAAGACCTCTAAATCTAGAAGAACAAATACATAGATGATAAAATGTAGAGTGTCAGGGAATCTGTTATGTTAAGTTATGCCATTGCCTCtaagcattaaaatgcaaaacagtCCCACAAATCAAATTATTCAATCACAATGTCATTGATCCTTTTGGACTGGATATGAACCATACATGCTTTTAATGCTCTATGCCTCATCTCTTGGTTAAGCAAAGGTCAACTTTTGTCCCTAAAGGTGCTGAGGAAATCCAACACCTATTTTGCTTAaccaacttctttttttttttcttgtttcaagATGTGTATTTGATACATGTAATCATGTACTTTCACCTTTACCAGTGTTCTTGGACCAGATCATTTCAAGTAATCAAGTATGACTAAAAACTTAGTCCCCTTAGTTGCAGAAATATGcatgatgttacaaattgtagttCATTAGTGAAATctactgaaaatgcctttctCACTTTGTCAGTCTTATCCACCTGCCTAATTATTTGCATTGATGTAGGTTTGGTGCAGCCATATATTGTTCCTTTTCAGACCAGCGAGATAAATCCCATCTAATGACTCCAGTGTAACAGCAGATTCTGAAGGCCATCTCTTATGAAATGCTGGCATAGTTGACCAAGTATTACCAGTGAAACCAGCACCATGCACAGTTAGGCATTCCTTTACTCAATTCTAACTAATGCTATATAAGCATACATTATAAAAAGCATTAGCATACTCCAACTTACTCCAGCatttgaataaaacacaaaattataTTTCTCTCTAAGACATGAAAATGCATGAAATTGCCTCAGCTGATTTAGTCTTTGTTAACTATCTTTGGACAATATTGCTAATGTATTTAGTGCCCCTGATTTATGGTCACTGCAATGATTGCATTTGacaaatggtgtgtgtgtgtgagtttctTGCAGaccatttttattacattgaaaGGAAAATATGTCCTAGTTTAAGAAGGATTTATCTTCTGTGTTTGTTCCCTTAACCGAACTGTAAGCTATAAGGTCACAGCATACTACAAATGTTGCTTCTctgaatatttacatatatatatgtatgagcaGCAGTCCTATCTAGATACATGTAAAGCAGCTGTTTTGTCAGCTGTATGTATAATAGAAATAGAGTTTATACACTAAAGTTTTcagattctttatatatatattaagtatcaATATATAATGTTGAGTTTAGAAAAGGCATTAGGGTTAAGAATGGATTCTGTCTTAGGGGTTCCAGAGCATGGCTGCCTTTATTGCTCACTTGTAGAGTGCTTGCATCCCTGGGATCAGATTAAAAACTCAGCACTTGATGCAAAGAACAGCATCAGGCGGCGCAGCCAAGGCCTTATTTGTCTCCTGCCACTAGCTACCTTGTGCCTTTGACTAATGCAATTAGTGATGTGTTATGAAGGCAGCCAAAGGTTTTTGTGCTCTGAGACATAGCACAGAGTACTGCAGCTATTTACACACATGTACTGATTGTGGACTTTTTTGCACTTCACATGCTGCATTCAATTTACAAATGAGGCCTACTAACTTTggccaagtgcagtaacccaaagcaaaaaATCAACAGCTAGCATCAGTAACActgacatgtgcaaacaggacattCGTGCTGTAAAGtttatgcaatgcagaatgcaggtttacacagacaCAACATACTCTGTGGttaagcactgtaatggttaagctgagctcaggagaggtggttaggagaacaaAGCAGACAGCAAgaatttctatgggaaccagcaatgctatctcttcactggctgttagactggacggtgtgtttagtaatctgagttgagaagaactgagcatgctcataagtcaacagccaaagtaaattcctgagggagggggcagagtgggccagaggaggagaaggatttctaagtgattaaggggatgctgcagccttactgttaaccttttaacaaccagttATCTAAAGACTTCAAAAAGGCTTTTCACTGATTCCTTTTTTGTGgagggggggtttacatgtcctttaattatttttggacttaaagggatatttcacccttaagttagcttttagtaagttattgaatggccaattctaagcaacttttcaattgatcttccttattttttatttttttttattatttgccttcttcttctgactctttccagctttcaaatgggggtcactgaccccatagcaaaacaaatgctctgtttggctacaaatgtattgctatttctacttattattactcatctttctattctggccctctcaATCCTATaccagtattttatttaaatcaatgcatggttgctgttACTGCAAacaggaaagctgctgaataaaaagctaaaaaattcaaaacccacaaataataaaaaataaaaaacaattgcaaattgtcccagattatcactttctacatcatactagaacaacccctttatagacATATAAGTAATGATGATTACcttttataaattaatatagGGAATAAGCTAAAAGGAGGAATACTGTGCCAATGCACAACCTATGAGCGGTAATTAAATGTACCTTGAAAAATACCAAGTTACATTTACATGTCACCTATAAATGGTTGTAAGGGTTGTCTCGTAATGCTGAATGAGAGACTATAAGATATGGAAGGGCTTCAATAGGAACACAAGCAACTAAAAACAATGATAAACTGCTGTGTAATGTGTTAGCCctatattttacacagcattttacacAGCTACTTAAACCACTTTTCACTCAAAAATGTCTATGCAGCCTAAATTTGAATTCAGGCAACAACGTTGAATTCACTGGTTCACCTAAGCTCTAGAGTTGTGAATAGCAAAAAGGTCAAAGTTAGATGTCAGTCTGGCATAAAAAGGACACTCCATTATAGCTACACCAGTTAGCCATCATTAATGAATTTATGATGCATGGGATTAATTCACATGTAAAGGAATTTCTTGTGGAGACATTATTGGTCATAAAATATTGTATACTCCTTAGCAATATGACCCATAGCATCCTGTGAATTATATTTTATcagatttatattgttatatctaATATTAGATTGtatcatatttgtatgttttcagATGTCAGTATACTGTACATCCCCCATACAGTGTAAAAGATATGAAGAAAGCATTGTTGCACAAATATACTTTTAATATTAAGATTTTTGGAGGTAGAATCATAAGTAACAAAATCAATATGTCAAACCCACACTGCTACTTTACACTGTCACCAGTTGTCTGTTGCATCCTTTAGTATCATCTGTGCTCCTTACTATTTCATGCTTTTGCCATCTGTCTCACCATCAACCTCCTTCCCTTGATATAATATCTTCCCCGCCATCCTGTACCATTTTCTGCCTAGTCGTGATTCTCTCAGCATTTTAGTAGATCTTTGTACCTGTTTGGTTTACCAACTTCAGCCTCTTTTTCTTGCCTGACAGTTTGTCTTCATTAATGTCACTTCACCATCCTCTGTACTGTtgcaatctattttattttacccaCCTTACACTATTGCCCCCTTTACTGTTGTCACCATATCTCAAATTGTTCACTCTTCCTTTCTACTCCTGTTTCTTTATCTCTTGGCTCATAGCCCTCTACCCCTTTTATATTTCACCGctattatttttctctatatgcttaaaggaaaactacacccagAACACTGCatatctctataaaaagatatatatgctttatctaaataaactgtttttataaaaatacagtatatgtttctagtaatatgtgccatgtGTAAATTTAAAAATACTCTTTTAAGTACTAGTCTGCCCCCTGGATTATAGGTTTCACTGTGCTTGCATAAAACAAaggcacacatatacagtatgctagGTTACAGCAGCCAATGAATGGAGAAAGCTCTGTCTCTGTTCCACGCTTGTTcatgcattatttcctgtcatcTGTTATCTGAGGGCAAACAAATACCAGCACAAGATAGTGgctcaagataaaaaaaatgataaaagctAAATTTTTACTGATTTATGTCAATTTGGTGAAATTTGTTAATTGGTCACTAATTATTATATACTGCAAATTATCTGTTGATTAATTATTCATTTCAAAGGTATAGtttctgctttaaaaatacaactcTGAATGAAAATCATATTCAGTGATTTAAAAGGGTTAGGCCATGGTATCCTATAGTTTACTTTGTATTTTGCTACAGTAACAAATGGATAATTAGCATACTTTAAAAAGTATCATTGCTTATTCTCTCTTATATTAGAAACTAACGATGTTGGAATAACTAATAAGCTTATGCAGCAgtgcaacatttgtattattagTGGAGAAATTTTGTGGTAAGAAAAATGCAACTTGGAACAATATTCGGTTGAGTACACCCAATAGCTCTTGCACTGACACGAATGCTTAATACATTAATGAATAGAATGCTGAGGCAAAGCCAAAAATCAGTGGTCCAGCTGTACTGAATAAATGTAGTTCATGGCACATTAAATACTAAGCAACTAATAAGGACACCCTGTTCTCCACTTTTAAATTTATATTCCTTCATCATTATCACCTATCTGTTGTATTGCTTTTCCTCACATGTAAAATATTAAGCTTGTTACATGATCAGATCATCCCTCCACCCAGAGGGTGCATTAATAACAAATTATGAAGGTCCATAAATACTGAAACCCGTATTACTCACCCAAGCAAACAGCTTATTTGACAATTTAATAGTAGCATGAATTGCATTATGCTTAGTAGAATTATCATACAACTATTTCAAAAAGAGTCAGGCGCATATACTTTCCTTACACAACTCACAGATGTAGTTCCATTACAACTTCCAGAACTACCCTGACAGCCTTAGCTTGCTGAAAGGATGCTGTAAAACAGTAACATTTATGGGGGAAGGCTAGGAAATAGTGTCATGCTGCTTCACAAAACTAATATTTATGGGGGCTGCAAAGTACCAGGAGAGAAGTTGGGGGTCCCTATTTCTAGAAAAATTGTAAAACTAGGAAAATCAAACCTGGATCCAACCCAAACAACAGTTTAAAAACCAGgttggaaaaacaaaaataaacacaatttttttgctaTCTCCACCTTCAAGGTGGCAGTAGCACCAGGGTTCACCTGCATCAATTGGTGCCCAATTCATCCAAATGGATCAGCAGGATGCCAAAACCTACAAATATAAGGAGTGTCTTGCACTTGCATCTAACAATAGTGAAATGAACAAAAATATATCCATTGATATTTGAATGAACATCAGTCAGACAGGACAAGAGGTTGTTAACTCATTGCAAATTTGGTCTGTGTATTTGGTCTATAGCAAACCATTCTGCCCAGGGTGCTATGAGAGCAGTTGATTAGTCAAGGGCTGAATGACTGAATCTGCCTAATTGTGCCAATCACATGTGTGGCTAAATCAGTGACAGATCAAGTTGCATGGTGATTAGACTGGATGAGCCAGTCTCCCTGTTTATAGCCACCTTCACTCCAATGAGTTGTTACTGTACTGGCTCTAGTTCTAACATAAATGTTGTAGCCCATAGATACAGTCAGTgagaattcatatattttatgctTAAACCTTAGGGCTTTCTGATGGGTTAACATAAAGAAAAtgctatttttctttaaaaacactaataactacagtttatattacaaattaatattgaatatattttgcTATAATGCTATATGTGTAAATGTCTCGTTCTTTTTTCATTGTACAGGATCATCAGATGTACCTTGATGGACCATACCAAGTAATATAGCTCAAGATTAACAGTAATCTGAAGAAAAGTTGATTCAAGGAGATTTAATCCAAGAACATGGATATTTCAACTGGAGATATCCAACAGGTTCTTTCCATTGACCAAATACGTTCCATCAGAGCCAACAATGATTATGTGGAGAGACCTACAGTTTCATTTACACAAACCTGGTCCAACCCTTCTCTTTCACAGTACAGTGCAAAACAAGAGTGGCCTCATGATCATTTGGTTTCTTACAATCATCAGGATCTACACCGCAGCCAAAGTCATCAACATCAATCACATGTTTATCTAAGCCATTCcagtacaataagttcagtttcTCGGAGCACCACTGCTTCAGATCAACGACTTTTATCTGGAATTACCCCATCTAATTCTGGCCACTCATTTATGAGGACACAGCCAAAAGATGGTGTCATGAAGCAAGATGAATTTATAAAAGGAATAATGGATAAGACTGACATATATGGCCATAATATAATCTGTGAAGAATGCGGGCGTTGCAAATGTGATGAATGTAAACAGGTTCGAAATCTCCCTTTCTGCTGGGTTTGTAATAATAGGTGCATATGTTCTGCAGAAAATGTCATTGATTATGGGACTTGTCTTTGTTGCATTAAAGGCCTGTTTTACCATTGCTCTACTGATGATGAGGATAACTGTGCTGATGACCCCTGTTCCTGTAGTCAGGGATCCTGCTGTGCCCGGTGGGCAGCCATGAGCCTCCTTTCATTCTTCATGCCCTGTCTATGCTGCTATCTTCCTGCCAAGGGTTGCCTGAAGTTATGTCAGAAGGCTTATGATAGGGTAAAAAGACCTGGCTGTCGATGTGAGAATCATACTAACACTGTCTGCAGAAAAATATCCTCATCAAGTGGCACACCATTCCCAAGGCCCTTTGATAAGCCTGTATGACCAAAAAGGCCTTATTTCGTTATGATTCTGTTTCCTTTAAATCAATACTACTTTCTACTGTGCTCTTCTTGGAAACCTTCCGTGACAGTTAATGCCTTACTAAGACCCTATAATGATTAAGGAATATCTAATCATCATCTGGAAATCTcagcaaaattaatttaaaaatgtgaaagatAAGAATTGCCATGTGTCAAACCCCACAGCTTTTAATTAGAAAAGTTAAAACAACTAATGTTACATAAGGGGGTTTGCTGAGATACTGTCACAGTATAAGAGATCATATGCACATCAGGAGGTCATGGAAAAGAAGTCGTGTAGGTGATCTTCCATCCTGGAATTTAAACATCTTAGAAATtataaaggaaagaaagaaaacttgCATTATCCCCAGTGCATTGCACAGTGGCTTATGCTGGTGAATAAATCCATATCTTATCAGGAAGAGCTACAAATTCGGATGGACTAGCAACCTAATtgctgcagaatcagtgtttacAACAGGAGAAGATCACAgtcaaatgaaaatatgaaaacatgTGCATCATGATATACCAGAGGAATATTTGCaagtatatatctgtatatatcagAACAGAATATACTAAATAAAGACCAGTCCAAGTAAAGAGAACAGAATGAACTAGAAAGGACTATAAAGTGATCAGGAACTTGAATTTGCTTGTGTGGTTTCAACAGCTGAATTATTCAGATCCTGAGCACACATGCTGCAAGAGCAAAATAAGGAGCCgttctgttttcttttactactttttttttagagCAGAAGGAATAAATCAGTATATCGGCCAGGTAAAGATGCATTGTGTCACATGTCAAAATGTTATGAAAACCAAAGAAGATACAATCTGCATGAGTAAATCACTTCTTTATCTTTTCTGCCTGTACCATTATATTCTTAAATAGGTTCAGTTTACAGAAAATTTTCAGGTGGcagctgaagcttatattttgTTCACTTACATAACACCTTTCAGTGTCAGAGATACCGGCAATGTATTCTGACTGCCCTTCTGGCATCTGCGGCATCCAACTTTTTGGCAAGACCTTGTACATGGTGCTACAGGTGTTCCTAGAAAAGTAGGATCATTTACTATGTATTTATCCTGTGAATAACGGTGTTACAATCTAAGGATTAAACATAAAGATGTACCAAACTTTACTGGCCACAAGAATGCATAAGTAAAACTAATTTTAGCACAAGATAAACTGCAGCCAATGCAACACTAGAATCAtcattttaaaaaccaaaacttaaCATATACAGGTTACTATACTAATATGATTAAGTTAGATATGCATACAGTGGCAGAATACAAGTGGTGCAGTATATGCCTAAAGTATGCCTGGATACAATTCATTTTGAAACCCATTAAATGCTACAAATTGTAAACACAGTATTTTCAGTAACAGCCATTAAAATGGTGGTTTGGATAAAAAACATGCTTTTACCTAGCTGTATCTTCATAGCTCTGCCACTGAATGCAACTAATTTCATGCCACAAGGATGGGGAGAGCCATTTGGGTACAAAGGGTTCAAGAATGTATGTCCCTGGCTGACTGGGGGCAATAAAAACACAAGCCACATATGGCTCccaaatgcctttattgcacttGGCCCCAGTGAGCCAAGTAGTTgtttgatggtggccctgtacaTACATATAGTTAATATTATGTGAATATAAAGCAGAAATATCATTCCAAAGCAAGCAAAGTACAGATGGCATAACTTGGGACTATTGGGTTGTTGTACATTAAAATGGTGTAATGGCAATTAAATGCTAGGGCACAGACACTTGTAGATTTTCTGTGCAGTGCTGCTGAATCCATATTATTGCACTTATTTatagtgataaaaaaaataaacaccaatatATATCAAGGTGCTTTAATCCAAGGTCCTCCACTTGTGCCAATAATCATTCTGCATGGTCAATAAAGAAGGGATATATTATGGAGCAAAAATGTATGCCCAttgctgatttattttttatcatgaaTTTTATATCCATAATATTGAGGTGAGGAGATATCTCTTCTGAAGACCGCACCACATCCTCATATCAACTGTGGCAACCACTTTTCAAGCAATGAGTGAATTAAAAAATGATAGTCAAGTGTTGTCATCACCAGTGATAACCAACTCCAAGTCATCAATAGTGACCAAGTCCAATGGTACCATCTTAAGAGTgtgatataaaaaataattggatataaatatgaaatattactAAATGAAAGTTCTCCAGTTAAATTATAAATGTTTCCAATTTACCTTTTTCTATggaacatgaaggggcagatttactaagatcgagtgaattttcaaagttaaaaaagttcgaatttcgaagtaaatttttgggacttcgaccatcgaataggatatattcgaccattcgacttcgaagtaaagatcgtttgaatattcgaccattcgataatcaaagtactgtctctttaaaaaaaaactttgacttcatacttcattcaaattaaagctaccgaagtgcaatgttagcctatggggaccttccacagcacatttctaagtctttacacatacgctaaaaatcctttgacttcgatattcgtagtcgaaggattttaattcgagggtcgaatttcgaagttttattatcttcgaaattcgatccatagtaaatctgccccgaagggTCAAGCACTTCCATAACTGGGTTCTATAGAACCAGTACATGTAGATTTATATTTCTgtgctttatttttgtttcttccaCTCCTTTAAAAGCTGTAGTTTTTATAAATAGCCTTAAAGAAAAGTGAGCTTATCCAATAAAGTTTATTGGCCGGaagaatatttaatatatgttgTATGTGAGATCATTTATGTAAACCTTTTTATTCCCACAtggtttttttcttcattctgacATTGTAAATGTCTctataatgttttcttttgttatttattatttcaatatttGCTAAAGCTACAACCTTATAACTTACACCATATACAGTTTAATACACTAAAGTAATGGTGCCCAACTTGCCCCATCCAATTGTTGACCAAACTCCTGATGGAGCAGATATTTATGATGTATCTGATGCACACTGTGTATAGAATATATCATATGGTTTATTTGATAAAAGGTTATTTATTTGTGTGCCATATTTTTAAGTTACTATCTTAATGTGCTCCATCTGTGCATCACACCTCAACTATAACAAGCAGCTGGCTGAGGGTGATGCAGGAGAATTGTAGTTTAGAAGCtgattgattggttgctgtttggAGAGGTATGTTATAAGTAGACAGTGCTGAATATGAGACTCataataggtatgggatcccttatctggaaacccatcaggaAGAGATGGCCATGACTTATTCATGGGCGAATTAtttaagtgatttcctttttctctgtaataataaaatagtaccttgtacttgagggtaactaaactgcatattggtggcaaatcaatcctattttacttatttaatgtttaaattttagcagacttaaggtatggtgatccaaattacggaattactgagcattctggataatagatcctatacctgtttaacATTCATAGATAACTAGTGTCAAACATTGCACCGGACATTGAATTGCTGTGAATGTCTGTGCTGTTTTGGGTAGGAGAgcagaaattattttatatgAAGTACATTGCATATGGTCTTTGAAGTCACAAAAATTAAGAAAACCTGACCTCTCTTTCTGGTGCTTCTATATATAACTAGTTTTCTGACACAAGAACATAATGCAGTGTTAAATCTCTGTACCATAAAAGGGTGTGAAAAAATGTCTCCTGCACTGACATATTTATAACCTTCCGCATGACACAGATATAATTACCTTGTAATAAAGTTCAAACTATGGCAGATCACCTTACTACACTAGAGTACTAACCCCATCCAAATCCATTTGTAATTTTGCTTCATCAGCTGAACATGAGAGCCCACTCTCAGCACGTTCCCTTTCATCATTAATTAATACAATCGGAACTGTCATAGGACAATATTGATGGATTCCACTTTTGCCCCACAGAAATCCATTACAACATCATTCCAGTCTGCTTTGTTATTCAGCTATCTACCCACTTAGTTTCTCCATACAGTTTTAACTGAGCCCATATTTAACTCATCATATACCATTTACAGGTATAAGATACATTGGTGAAGATAATACCCctactttataaataatttatccaTTTCCAGATTAATCTCTCTGAACATTTCATTCCCTTATAAACAGTTACAGTGAAAATAACATAGAAATGTACTGTGTTTAGTGTCACAGGCAAATTAACTTAAAGTGATGCAAGCATTGCAGCAATAGATAAAAACACGTTTATGGccatttggtaagattctttaataggtcatctattataatattaattatcTTTTGGTAATATGTtaatttaagttttcctttaagacacatTCATACAGGCCTCAAACTGCTAAATTTACACTGGGCCCAAAGGCCCATAGTTGGGGCGATGGATTCAAATACTTAAGCTCgttattttaataataacatttatagcactttttatttaatatgcatatatttaaaaCAGACAGAAAAATGTCCAGCAAGCAACTGGAGCAGTTATGCTTTAagccaaaatttaaaaataaatatataacttaaTACAATCTTAAGCAAATGCATACAGTATAGATTTGTGTGTGATAGttactcctt
The sequence above is a segment of the Xenopus laevis strain J_2021 chromosome 8L, Xenopus_laevis_v10.1, whole genome shotgun sequence genome. Coding sequences within it:
- the spry3.L gene encoding protein sprouty homolog 3, with the protein product MDISTGDIQQVLSIDQIRSIRANNDYVERPTVSFTQTWSNPSLSQYSAKQEWPHDHLVSYNHQDLHRSQSHQHQSHVYLSHSSTISSVSRSTTASDQRLLSGITPSNSGHSFMRTQPKDGVMKQDEFIKGIMDKTDIYGHNIICEECGRCKCDECKQVRNLPFCWVCNNRCICSAENVIDYGTCLCCIKGLFYHCSTDDEDNCADDPCSCSQGSCCARWAAMSLLSFFMPCLCCYLPAKGCLKLCQKAYDRVKRPGCRCENHTNTVCRKISSSSGTPFPRPFDKPV